From Spartinivicinus ruber, the proteins below share one genomic window:
- the prsR gene encoding PEP-CTERM-box response regulator transcription factor, producing MSDIKRTLLIVEDDPGLQKQLKWCFDDYETIICGTREEAIKHLRRTEPQVVTVDLGLPPDPANASEGLKTVEQILSLAPQTKVIVVTGNDDRENAIRSIALGAYDFYQKPIDTDVLGLIIERAFHVHALEQENHRLQQKYNAEPLSGIIACSESMQKITRSIEKIAPTDVGVLLLGESGTGKEVLARAIHNLSNRKDNNFVAVNCAAIPENLLESELFGYEKGAFTGAVKQTKGKIEYAINGTFFLDEVGDLPMSLQAKLLRFLQERTIERVGGREEIPVDVRVICATHQNLPKLIDEGRFREDLYYRVSEITLKIPPLRERHGDAVVIARNLLQRFNEQHKRNLKGFTNDALDAISSYHWPGNIRELENRLKRAVVMADGKMINAEDLELENVELNEFPFNLKEVREKAEKEVINRAIGYTNKNISKTADLLGVTRPTLYSLMHKYGIME from the coding sequence ATGTCAGATATAAAGCGGACATTGCTTATTGTTGAGGATGATCCGGGCTTACAAAAACAACTTAAATGGTGTTTTGATGATTATGAAACGATTATTTGTGGAACGCGAGAAGAGGCTATTAAACATCTTAGACGCACTGAGCCACAAGTGGTCACTGTTGATTTAGGATTACCCCCTGACCCAGCTAATGCTAGTGAAGGCTTAAAAACAGTTGAACAAATATTATCATTGGCACCACAAACTAAAGTGATTGTTGTGACTGGTAATGATGATAGGGAAAACGCTATTCGCTCCATTGCATTGGGTGCTTATGATTTTTATCAAAAGCCAATTGATACTGATGTATTAGGGCTAATTATTGAAAGAGCATTTCATGTTCATGCATTAGAACAGGAAAACCATCGTTTACAACAAAAATATAATGCAGAACCCTTATCGGGTATTATTGCTTGTAGTGAAAGCATGCAAAAAATAACTCGAAGCATTGAAAAAATTGCACCAACAGATGTTGGAGTGTTGCTATTGGGGGAAAGTGGTACGGGTAAGGAAGTGCTGGCTCGAGCAATTCATAATTTAAGTAATCGAAAAGATAATAATTTTGTTGCGGTTAACTGTGCGGCTATCCCTGAAAACTTGCTGGAAAGTGAGTTATTTGGCTACGAAAAGGGTGCTTTTACTGGTGCTGTTAAGCAAACCAAAGGAAAAATTGAATACGCAATAAATGGTACGTTCTTTTTAGATGAAGTAGGTGATCTGCCTATGTCATTACAAGCCAAGTTATTGCGCTTTTTACAAGAACGAACCATTGAACGGGTTGGCGGCCGAGAGGAAATTCCTGTTGATGTTAGGGTTATTTGTGCTACTCATCAGAATTTACCCAAGCTGATTGATGAAGGCAGATTTAGAGAAGACTTATATTACCGAGTAAGTGAAATTACCTTGAAAATTCCACCCCTTAGGGAACGGCATGGTGATGCAGTGGTAATTGCACGCAATTTATTACAACGCTTTAATGAACAGCACAAGAGAAACTTAAAAGGCTTCACTAATGATGCCCTTGATGCAATTTCAAGTTATCACTGGCCAGGCAATATCCGTGAGTTAGAAAATCGCTTAAAAAGAGCTGTGGTGATGGCTGATGGTAAAATGATCAATGCAGAAGATCTGGAATTAGAAAATGTCGAGTTGAATGAATTTCCATTTAATTTAAAAGAAGTAAGGGAGAAAGCTGAAAAAGAAGTCATTAATCGAGCGATTGGATACACTAACAAAAATATATCTAAAACTGCTGATTTACTAGGTGTAACAAGGCCTACTTTATATTCACTCATGCATAAATATGGAATAATGGAATAA